A portion of the Syntrophaceae bacterium genome contains these proteins:
- a CDS encoding potassium channel protein → MPTNLKIALIFIGVLVAIGTAGFHAIEGWDWLESAYMTVMTLTTVGYGDFAPQSRAGKVFTVALVAIGVGTMLYTVGLVAQTMVEGRLMNLLGRGRMEKTIEKMSNHYIVCGCGRIGTLIARELAAEKVPFVVVDNRPGVIQRLQEEGFPYFQGDATHDKSLIGAGIRRAKGIVCVLPTDAQNLYVILTAKELNPDIWVLARSEEEASERRLLRAGADRVISPYTLGGNRMAMAILRPAMLDFIEITTRRQSLELRMDELAIGDRSTLIGKTLEESGIRHRYGLIIVAVKKDSGKMIFNPAAGYTIERGDKLIALGEEDNVSRLSKECLA, encoded by the coding sequence ATGCCCACCAATCTCAAGATCGCCCTCATCTTCATCGGGGTCCTTGTCGCAATCGGAACGGCCGGTTTTCACGCCATCGAGGGATGGGACTGGCTCGAGTCCGCCTACATGACGGTCATGACCCTCACCACCGTCGGCTACGGGGACTTCGCGCCGCAGAGCCGCGCCGGCAAGGTCTTCACCGTGGCGCTCGTGGCCATCGGCGTCGGCACCATGCTCTACACGGTCGGCCTCGTGGCCCAGACCATGGTCGAAGGCCGCCTGATGAATCTCTTGGGGAGGGGCAGGATGGAAAAGACCATCGAAAAGATGAGCAACCATTACATCGTCTGCGGGTGCGGCCGCATCGGTACGCTCATCGCCCGGGAACTGGCCGCGGAGAAGGTGCCCTTCGTCGTCGTGGACAACCGGCCCGGGGTGATCCAGAGGCTTCAGGAGGAAGGGTTCCCTTACTTTCAGGGCGACGCCACCCACGACAAATCCCTCATCGGGGCGGGGATCCGGCGGGCCAAGGGGATCGTGTGCGTGCTGCCCACCGATGCCCAGAATCTCTACGTGATCCTCACGGCCAAGGAGCTGAACCCCGACATCTGGGTTCTCGCGCGCTCCGAGGAGGAGGCCTCGGAGCGCCGGCTGCTTCGGGCCGGCGCCGATCGGGTGATCTCACCGTACACGCTGGGCGGCAACCGGATGGCCATGGCCATCCTGCGGCCCGCCATGCTGGATTTCATCGAGATCACCACGCGCAGGCAGAGCCTGGAGCTGCGCATGGACGAACTGGCCATCGGCGACCGGTCCACCCTGATCGGCAAGACCCTCGAGGAGTCGGGGATCCGGCATCGCTACGGGCTCATCATCGTCGCGGTGAAGAAGGACTCGGGCAAGATGATCTTCAACCCTGCGGCGGGCTACACGATCGAGAGGGGCGACAAGCTGATCGCCCTCGGGGAAGAGGACAACGTCTCGAGGTTGTCGAAAGAGTGTCTCGCATGA
- the purE gene encoding 5-(carboxyamino)imidazole ribonucleotide mutase, whose translation MKKKGDVLVSVLMGSDSDLSVMKDALETLKKFGIPYELYLTSAHRTPDRTKEFAQKAEGRGVKVLIVGAGAAAHLAGVVASLTRLPVIGVPIDSTSLGGLDALLSTVQMPGGIPVATMAIGKAGARNAALMAARILALNDEALRGKLQQHTEQMAREVEEKHRKLECL comes from the coding sequence ATGAAAAAGAAAGGTGACGTGCTGGTCAGCGTCCTGATGGGAAGCGATTCGGACCTTTCCGTCATGAAGGATGCCCTGGAGACGCTCAAGAAGTTCGGCATCCCCTATGAACTCTACCTCACCTCGGCCCACCGCACGCCGGATCGAACGAAGGAGTTCGCACAGAAGGCGGAAGGCCGGGGCGTGAAGGTCCTGATCGTGGGCGCCGGCGCGGCCGCCCACCTGGCCGGGGTCGTCGCCTCGCTGACCCGGCTTCCCGTCATCGGCGTGCCCATCGACTCGACCTCCCTGGGGGGCCTCGACGCGCTTCTCTCCACCGTACAGATGCCCGGAGGGATCCCGGTGGCAACCATGGCCATCGGCAAGGCCGGGGCGCGCAACGCCGCGCTCATGGCGGCGAGGATTCTCGCCCTGAACGACGAGGCGCTGCGGGGGAAGCTGCAGCAGCACACCGAGCAGATGGCCCGCGAGGTGGAGGAGAAGCACAGGAAGCTGGAGTGTCTGTGA
- a CDS encoding HD domain-containing protein gives MRRKGLEFANIYAGKALIADPIHQYAWFTVPDPACPGEKTEKDLLDTPWLQRLRRIHQLQSARWVYPAAEHSRFQHSLGTMHMAGEFSRHLYPSLKSVCPDAPSVNLIEELARLAGLLHDVGHGPFGHFFDDHFLDQYGITHEDLGQKIILKKLAKTIAALRRSPTGPFEQGEAIDPAHVAYLIKMPEGRDGRQPRWLELLRQLFSGVYTADNLDYVQRDAFMTGFSLDMVDISRLRFYTFFTEKGITLHQAGISALSRFLNARLNLYRNVYYHRTTRALDLHLQEIFRDTMNRLLPGDPSKFLDDYLECDEWTLFRDVQRWPRDEDPQKRALGREWEKLHNREVKWKMSFVTELSIDELPRGIRFSGEKDYEDEIRRHLPRELRRKPFRVDLATQDPRPLNPITEENKRINIYNPATGITSPEPLVDLYRFIPARVVHFRVFALTHEHDEAMAEAAEKALGSLAGQSRTNI, from the coding sequence ATGCGCAGGAAGGGCCTCGAGTTTGCGAACATTTACGCGGGCAAGGCGCTCATCGCCGACCCCATTCACCAGTACGCATGGTTCACCGTGCCCGACCCCGCCTGCCCGGGCGAAAAGACGGAAAAGGACCTCCTCGACACGCCCTGGCTCCAGCGCCTCAGGAGAATTCACCAGCTCCAGAGCGCCCGTTGGGTTTATCCCGCCGCGGAGCACAGCCGGTTCCAGCACTCCCTGGGCACCATGCACATGGCCGGGGAATTCAGCCGGCATCTCTACCCCAGCCTCAAGAGCGTCTGCCCCGATGCCCCCTCGGTCAACCTGATCGAGGAGCTGGCGCGCCTTGCAGGGCTCCTGCACGACGTGGGGCACGGCCCCTTCGGACACTTCTTCGACGATCATTTTCTCGATCAGTACGGCATCACGCACGAAGACCTCGGCCAGAAAATCATCCTGAAGAAGCTGGCCAAAACGATTGCCGCCCTGCGGCGCAGCCCGACGGGCCCCTTCGAACAGGGGGAGGCGATCGACCCGGCCCACGTGGCCTACCTCATCAAGATGCCCGAGGGGCGGGACGGCAGGCAGCCGCGGTGGCTCGAGCTTCTCCGGCAGCTCTTCTCAGGCGTCTACACGGCCGACAACCTCGACTATGTTCAGCGGGACGCCTTCATGACGGGCTTCTCCCTGGACATGGTGGACATCTCGCGCCTGCGCTTCTACACGTTCTTCACCGAGAAGGGGATCACCCTCCACCAGGCCGGCATCTCCGCCCTTTCGCGGTTCCTCAACGCAAGGCTCAACCTCTACCGCAACGTGTATTACCACCGCACCACGAGGGCCCTGGACCTGCACCTGCAGGAGATCTTCCGCGACACGATGAACCGCCTTCTGCCGGGGGACCCCTCGAAGTTTCTCGACGACTACCTCGAGTGCGACGAGTGGACCCTCTTCCGCGATGTCCAGCGGTGGCCGCGCGACGAGGACCCCCAGAAGCGGGCGCTGGGACGGGAGTGGGAAAAGCTCCACAACCGGGAGGTCAAGTGGAAGATGTCCTTCGTCACGGAGCTCTCCATCGACGAGCTGCCGCGCGGCATCCGCTTCTCCGGGGAAAAGGACTACGAGGACGAGATCCGCAGGCACCTGCCCCGTGAACTTCGCAGGAAGCCGTTCCGCGTCGATCTCGCCACGCAGGACCCAAGGCCGCTCAATCCCATCACGGAGGAAAACAAGCGGATCAACATCTACAACCCCGCGACGGGAATCACGTCGCCGGAGCCGCTCGTCGACCTCTACCGGTTCATCCCGGCGCGGGTCGTCCACTTCCGGGTCTTCGCCCTCACCCACGAGCACGACGAGGCGATGGCCGAGGCCGCCGAGAAGGCACTAGGGTCGCTGGCGGGACAGTCCAGGACAAATATCTGA